One Ignavibacterium album JCM 16511 genomic region harbors:
- a CDS encoding dipeptidase — MTKLIFLFSFICINIISYPQHLQTKNEIKPDWEDGYPEGCTTITVGKLASFDGSVMTSHTDDSHRTRSEFDIVPPKTFKPGTMKTLYKRVPDNSKKMPAYKFVETGKIPEAEKTFGYINTAYPCINTEQLAIGESTFGGRPELVSDKGLIDCTQLVTLMVERCSTARDAIKMAGELLGKYGWNDEGECLTIADPNEVWMFEVVGPGKDKIGAVWVAQRVPDDHISVNANASRIRQIDTSDTNNFMYSENVFSVALENGWWNPNLGPFEFCYAYADRNSLAARRREWRVFDLVAPSLKLDPNSENYPFSVKPDKPVTLEKMVEIFSDYYEGTEFDMTKNLTVTDDSGRTIISPLANPQMPYDMNKLLKINGGWGWRGERTIARWYTMYATIIQCRSWLPNEIGGLVWLAWDNVATSIYTPHYCSITKVPETSSTPGRENGFTKKSAWWAFNAMSSLAHQRWGDMRKDVRAVWEPWQKELFENQNQFEQKALELLKKDKKQAIKFITDYCYDWQVKVVDRCWLLFEELMTKYDELY; from the coding sequence ATGACTAAATTAATTTTTCTTTTTAGTTTCATTTGCATTAACATAATTTCTTATCCACAACACCTGCAAACTAAAAATGAAATAAAACCTGACTGGGAAGACGGATATCCTGAAGGTTGTACGACAATTACCGTTGGAAAACTTGCCAGCTTTGACGGAAGTGTAATGACTTCTCATACCGATGATAGTCATAGAACAAGAAGCGAATTTGATATCGTGCCACCTAAAACTTTCAAACCCGGAACAATGAAAACACTATATAAAAGAGTTCCTGACAATTCTAAAAAAATGCCTGCTTATAAATTTGTTGAAACAGGAAAAATCCCTGAAGCTGAAAAAACTTTTGGTTACATTAATACTGCTTATCCTTGCATCAATACTGAACAGCTCGCAATCGGCGAATCCACATTTGGCGGAAGACCCGAACTTGTTTCCGACAAAGGATTAATTGACTGTACTCAGCTTGTTACACTTATGGTTGAAAGATGCTCTACTGCAAGAGATGCAATAAAAATGGCTGGAGAACTTTTAGGGAAATATGGTTGGAATGATGAAGGCGAATGTCTTACAATTGCAGATCCGAATGAAGTCTGGATGTTCGAAGTAGTTGGTCCGGGCAAAGATAAAATTGGTGCTGTATGGGTTGCACAAAGAGTACCTGATGATCATATTTCTGTAAATGCAAATGCAAGCCGAATCAGGCAAATTGATACATCTGATACTAATAATTTTATGTACTCAGAAAATGTATTTTCAGTTGCTTTGGAAAATGGTTGGTGGAATCCTAATCTTGGACCATTTGAATTTTGTTATGCTTACGCCGATAGAAATTCGCTTGCAGCCAGAAGAAGAGAATGGCGCGTATTTGATTTGGTTGCTCCTTCCTTAAAACTTGATCCGAATTCAGAAAACTATCCTTTTTCAGTTAAACCTGATAAACCAGTAACGCTTGAAAAGATGGTTGAAATATTTTCAGATTATTATGAAGGAACTGAATTTGACATGACGAAAAATCTTACAGTAACAGATGACAGTGGAAGGACAATTATTTCACCATTGGCAAATCCACAAATGCCCTATGATATGAATAAGTTATTAAAAATTAACGGCGGTTGGGGCTGGCGAGGTGAAAGAACAATTGCTCGTTGGTACACAATGTATGCTACTATTATTCAATGCAGAAGTTGGTTGCCAAATGAAATAGGTGGTCTTGTTTGGCTAGCGTGGGATAATGTTGCAACTTCGATCTACACACCTCATTATTGCAGCATAACTAAAGTGCCTGAGACATCTTCTACACCTGGAAGAGAAAATGGATTTACAAAAAAATCTGCCTGGTGGGCATTTAATGCAATGAGTTCTCTAGCCCATCAGCGTTGGGGCGATATGAGAAAAGATGTTCGTGCTGTTTGGGAGCCCTGGCAAAAAGAATTGTTTGAAAACCAAAATCAATTTGAACAAAAAGCTCTGGAACTACTTAAGAAGGATAAGAAACAAGCAATAAAATTCATTACGGACTATTGTTACGACTGGCAGGTAAAAGTGGTTGACAGATGTTGGCTTCTGTTTGAAGAACTTATGACAAAGTACGACGAATTATATTGA
- a CDS encoding Superfamily II DNA/RNA helicase, whose protein sequence is MVVRQARKKLATSISKIEVRDEFQFNKWLRPAVNKKIEIPKVRTFEDPYLVEFDRLRPPLAVKFKFNFSQPELPSVKFPEFNQKARSYMVFFTIPKQRVINKSDIFVCNKKAEVRSVEFNLKTTVINKSKIYIPEAPKIIQKSFAIIAPLLKEMPMLIRQPLIKDYLSEMIPEIIKIDLLDEQSVSFDIDQKNVWQKFEVDKIKTPKIYKIKIPGVENIFNTITSTRIIPIIDLEITQIYDFKTSIDSIPKISKAKFELNKTSAQKINFSQYETKAEVIDVLGSEHSSLSDKIKHILSPIVDLKWEDVVNQLNFLKDHEIEGAKFLTEHNFAILADELGIDKKTQLLAAAKFLLRTGNINSVLCITLDKKLYDSSISKKFDYDFAWESILQKKFHDLHYTIISTEKENIERQTHLTFLPINKLNTDSFELLKKLRRFDLVILDDLITGFTSKEIIDQIIKKIEPEYFWITSDIVNEGINETLINEFDFGSKVEFSYLARNLESIKTDSETLRKEVWFELDEMQVFEYEEAVNSAKDELIKTFETMNPFKFQSNIFTLIHKLKQILNFSSFRNISPKATHLIEQLVSVSRNRRKALIFTQYDENGLKKIDQVLTNNDLKFVLIKNGATIEEIKKSVEDFYNRKEICALVTNLKPSKLSIDLSKISYIINFDQWWNPVINWQNETDLKLDNSRNNKIVIFDYYIKNTFEEDLKFFLQTKGLLHKDVFEFVKNEVIADMIPASQWLKFFGHSVNDDESAKELYEELVAFIEQTDLSKFKEMVQLVLNSIGFKEIEIMDIKQEPSFYITGFAKKGRSKFELQAKGIMSDKVTLADYEEMLTTQNKEKNSKRLLFANCEIEKIETNRITFIDKYLLANYIQLLGYIYKFLTKRTSVSKSI, encoded by the coding sequence TTGGTTGTAAGACAAGCCAGAAAAAAATTAGCGACTTCAATTTCAAAGATTGAGGTTCGTGATGAATTTCAATTCAACAAATGGCTTCGTCCGGCCGTTAATAAAAAAATAGAAATTCCGAAGGTCCGCACATTCGAAGATCCTTATTTGGTAGAATTCGATAGACTACGGCCACCACTTGCGGTTAAGTTTAAATTCAATTTTAGTCAGCCAGAGTTACCTTCTGTTAAGTTTCCGGAATTTAATCAGAAGGCAAGAAGCTATATGGTATTTTTCACAATACCAAAACAAAGAGTAATTAATAAGAGTGACATTTTTGTTTGTAATAAAAAGGCAGAGGTTCGTTCAGTTGAATTTAATTTAAAGACCACTGTAATTAACAAATCAAAAATTTATATTCCCGAAGCGCCTAAGATAATTCAAAAGTCATTTGCTATTATCGCACCCTTGCTTAAAGAAATGCCGATGTTGATAAGACAGCCTTTAATAAAAGATTATCTGTCTGAGATGATTCCTGAAATAATCAAAATTGATTTACTTGATGAACAATCTGTTTCCTTTGATATTGACCAGAAAAATGTGTGGCAAAAATTTGAAGTTGATAAAATTAAGACACCCAAAATTTATAAGATCAAAATCCCAGGCGTTGAAAATATATTTAACACTATTACCTCAACCAGAATTATTCCAATCATTGATTTGGAAATCACTCAGATTTATGACTTCAAAACTTCAATTGACTCTATTCCCAAAATTTCAAAAGCTAAGTTTGAATTGAATAAAACATCAGCCCAAAAAATTAATTTCTCACAATACGAAACAAAAGCCGAGGTAATTGATGTACTCGGTTCTGAGCATAGTTCCTTGTCTGATAAAATTAAACATATCTTATCACCAATTGTTGATTTGAAATGGGAAGATGTAGTTAATCAGCTTAACTTCCTGAAAGATCACGAAATTGAAGGTGCTAAGTTTTTAACTGAGCATAACTTTGCGATTCTTGCCGATGAACTTGGAATTGATAAAAAAACTCAGTTGCTTGCTGCAGCTAAGTTTTTGCTTCGTACCGGAAATATTAACTCTGTATTATGTATTACACTTGATAAAAAATTATACGATTCGTCTATCAGTAAAAAATTCGATTATGATTTTGCTTGGGAAAGTATTCTGCAAAAGAAATTTCACGATCTTCATTACACAATTATTTCCACGGAAAAAGAAAATATTGAAAGACAGACTCATCTGACATTTCTACCAATAAATAAGTTAAATACCGACTCGTTTGAACTTCTGAAAAAACTCAGAAGATTTGATCTTGTAATTTTAGATGATCTGATCACAGGTTTTACATCGAAAGAAATAATCGATCAAATTATAAAAAAAATTGAACCTGAGTATTTCTGGATAACTTCGGATATTGTTAATGAAGGAATCAATGAAACTCTGATAAATGAATTTGATTTCGGCAGTAAAGTTGAATTCAGTTATTTGGCAAGGAACCTTGAATCAATTAAAACCGATTCCGAAACTTTGAGAAAAGAAGTTTGGTTCGAACTTGATGAAATGCAGGTGTTTGAATATGAGGAAGCTGTCAACTCAGCAAAAGATGAATTGATTAAAACTTTTGAAACGATGAATCCTTTTAAATTTCAATCCAATATTTTTACTTTGATTCATAAGCTAAAACAGATTCTAAATTTCTCTTCGTTCAGAAACATAAGTCCAAAAGCAACACACTTAATTGAGCAACTGGTGTCTGTTTCCAGAAACAGAAGAAAAGCTCTTATCTTCACTCAGTATGATGAAAACGGTTTGAAGAAAATTGATCAGGTTCTGACAAACAATGATTTGAAATTTGTACTAATAAAAAACGGAGCTACCATTGAAGAGATTAAAAAATCTGTCGAGGATTTTTATAACAGGAAAGAAATCTGTGCTTTAGTAACCAACCTGAAACCATCAAAGCTTTCGATTGATTTATCTAAAATTTCCTACATTATTAATTTTGATCAATGGTGGAATCCTGTAATCAATTGGCAGAACGAGACCGATCTCAAACTTGATAATTCACGAAACAATAAGATTGTTATATTCGATTACTATATTAAAAACACTTTCGAAGAAGATTTAAAATTTTTCTTGCAAACAAAAGGACTACTTCACAAAGACGTGTTTGAATTTGTAAAGAATGAAGTTATCGCTGATATGATTCCTGCGTCTCAGTGGTTAAAATTTTTCGGTCATTCAGTTAATGATGATGAAAGTGCTAAAGAATTATATGAAGAGTTAGTTGCATTCATTGAACAAACTGATTTATCAAAGTTTAAAGAAATGGTTCAGCTCGTATTGAATTCAATCGGATTTAAGGAAATAGAAATAATGGATATCAAACAAGAACCATCATTTTATATCACTGGTTTTGCAAAAAAGGGAAGATCCAAATTTGAACTTCAGGCAAAAGGTATAATGTCTGACAAAGTTACTTTGGCAGATTACGAAGAAATGCTAACTACACAGAATAAAGAAAAGAATTCAAAACGCCTGCTGTTTGCAAATTGTGAAATTGAAAAAATTGAAACAAACAGAATTACTTTTATAGACAAATACCTTCTTGCAAATTATATTCAATTGCTTGGATATATTTACAAATTCCTAACAAAGAGAACTTCCGTCAGTAAATCAATATAA
- a CDS encoding FeoA family protein — protein sequence MKTAAELKHGEKARISDINSDNPSYKRLIEIGFTPGQEIELVNTSVFDDPMAFSIRGTLIAIRRNEADCIILS from the coding sequence ATGAAAACAGCTGCAGAATTAAAACACGGAGAAAAAGCAAGAATATCTGATATCAATTCAGATAACCCATCATACAAAAGATTAATTGAAATTGGGTTTACTCCGGGACAAGAAATAGAACTTGTTAATACTTCAGTATTTGATGATCCAATGGCTTTTTCTATAAGAGGGACTCTAATCGCTATAAGAAGAAATGAAGCTGACTGTATAATTTTGTCATGA
- the feoB gene encoding ferrous iron transport protein B, which translates to MNIDVAKRIPLITLVGPPNSGKTTLFNYLSGKNFKTVNYPGSTVEYYTCKIQDKYNIDANLLDSPGIISLNPNSPDEEVTVNSLYNHPEFGVPDLVIATADASQLSRHLLLTKQLLTAGFRVLLVLTMRDLLEKKGLKVNTDKLSKLLRCDVVIVNGRTGKGIDELITTIERNLKEIDTKNHSEPYSISDQLSKENLLNLYSEIESLTRAVIEPIDFPDLEKVNKNIKILNPVLQEPSLQPDLFTLKLDKVLLHRKYGLLFFFLIMTTMFTSIFWLADPFMTLVDDFFSYLAQTSSAFLGNTWYSHLISDGLISGTGSVLVFLPQILILFLILGLLEDTGYLARGAMMIDKPLSKIGLNGKSFVPMLSGFACAIPAMLAARTISNKRERLLTIFIIPLMSCSARLPVYVLLVAFLTPSDKPWFGGILLASIYVFSIISSIIVASLINKFSKKLIRTEDNSSFILELPAYRIPKLKVVLKNSYINALHYIKRAGPIILVLSLIIWFLTYMPNHSPQIDTAGLNQQEIIQLEKSERLATSYAAELGKSIQPIMTPLGMDWRIGVSLIAAFAAREVFVSSLALIFRVTDDENIQSSLLTAMQNAKNQQTGEPLFTTATVIGLVVFFVFALQCISTIAVSRKETGGWRIPMLQLIIFTSTAYLFTLITVNGLKLLGIN; encoded by the coding sequence ATGAACATTGATGTTGCTAAACGAATTCCTCTTATAACTCTTGTCGGTCCTCCAAACTCTGGTAAAACTACTCTATTCAATTACCTTAGTGGTAAAAATTTTAAAACTGTAAATTATCCCGGTTCAACAGTAGAATATTATACATGCAAAATTCAGGATAAGTATAACATTGATGCTAATCTGCTCGATTCACCGGGTATAATTTCCCTGAATCCAAATTCACCTGATGAAGAAGTTACAGTTAATTCTTTATATAATCATCCGGAATTTGGCGTCCCGGATTTAGTAATTGCCACTGCTGACGCAAGCCAACTATCACGACATTTACTTCTAACAAAACAATTGTTGACTGCTGGATTTCGGGTTCTACTCGTTCTTACAATGCGGGACTTACTTGAAAAAAAGGGACTGAAAGTTAATACAGATAAACTTTCGAAGCTTCTGCGATGTGATGTTGTAATTGTAAATGGCAGAACAGGAAAAGGTATTGATGAACTAATTACTACAATTGAAAGAAATCTGAAAGAGATTGATACTAAAAATCACTCAGAACCTTATTCAATTTCAGATCAGTTAAGCAAAGAGAATCTTCTAAATCTTTATTCTGAAATCGAAAGTTTAACACGAGCGGTAATCGAACCAATTGATTTCCCGGATTTGGAAAAAGTTAATAAGAATATAAAGATACTAAATCCGGTTTTGCAGGAACCGAGTCTACAACCTGATTTATTTACACTGAAACTTGACAAAGTTCTTTTACACAGGAAATACGGTCTTCTATTCTTTTTCCTTATAATGACAACAATGTTTACTTCAATTTTTTGGCTAGCTGATCCTTTTATGACTTTGGTTGACGATTTCTTCTCCTATCTTGCTCAGACTTCTTCAGCTTTTCTTGGAAATACCTGGTATTCTCATTTAATAAGTGATGGTTTAATCAGCGGTACAGGTTCTGTATTGGTTTTTCTACCGCAGATTCTGATTTTATTTTTAATCCTTGGTTTGCTTGAAGATACCGGATACCTCGCAAGAGGTGCAATGATGATTGATAAACCATTATCTAAAATCGGTTTGAATGGAAAATCATTTGTACCAATGCTTTCAGGTTTTGCCTGTGCAATTCCGGCTATGCTTGCTGCAAGAACAATTTCAAATAAGCGCGAAAGACTTCTGACAATTTTTATAATTCCTTTAATGAGTTGCAGCGCACGATTGCCTGTTTATGTTTTGCTGGTTGCTTTTCTCACTCCTTCTGATAAACCTTGGTTTGGCGGAATTCTGCTTGCTTCAATTTATGTCTTCAGCATAATCAGTTCGATTATTGTAGCATCATTGATTAATAAATTCAGTAAAAAACTTATCAGGACAGAAGATAATTCATCGTTCATACTCGAATTACCTGCTTACAGAATTCCGAAACTGAAAGTTGTGTTAAAAAATTCGTATATAAATGCATTGCATTACATTAAAAGAGCAGGTCCAATCATTCTTGTACTTTCACTTATAATCTGGTTCTTAACTTATATGCCAAACCATTCACCCCAAATTGATACTGCTGGTTTGAACCAGCAAGAAATCATACAATTAGAAAAGTCTGAAAGATTGGCTACTTCTTACGCTGCTGAATTAGGAAAGTCTATTCAACCAATTATGACTCCATTAGGCATGGATTGGAGAATTGGTGTTTCATTAATTGCAGCTTTTGCAGCAAGAGAGGTTTTTGTATCATCACTCGCACTAATTTTTCGTGTAACGGATGACGAGAATATTCAGTCATCCTTATTAACAGCAATGCAGAATGCAAAGAATCAGCAAACCGGCGAACCACTATTTACCACAGCAACCGTAATCGGTCTTGTAGTGTTTTTTGTATTTGCTTTACAGTGTATTTCTACAATTGCAGTTTCAAGAAAAGAAACCGGTGGATGGCGTATTCCGATGCTTCAATTGATTATCTTTACTTCAACAGCTTACCTGTTTACTCTAATTACTGTTAATGGATTAAAACTTCTGGGTATTAATTAG
- a CDS encoding Fur family transcriptional regulator: MKNEKAEEIFRKFLKQGKNRITPERFEVLEYALEHEGHFGADDLYIKMKNAKSRVSRATVYNTLELLVQCELISKRNFGDNITRYESNYKKQTHDHLICVDCGKIVEFSDPRIKKLPEQISDDLGFEFDSYSFNIFARCKNKKNCKNQ, translated from the coding sequence ATGAAGAACGAAAAAGCAGAAGAGATTTTCAGAAAATTTCTTAAACAGGGCAAAAACAGAATAACACCCGAAAGATTTGAAGTACTTGAATATGCTCTTGAACACGAAGGTCACTTCGGTGCAGACGATCTTTATATTAAAATGAAAAATGCAAAATCCAGAGTTTCAAGAGCTACAGTTTATAATACTCTGGAGTTGCTGGTTCAATGTGAACTAATTTCAAAAAGAAATTTTGGTGATAACATTACCCGCTATGAAAGCAATTATAAAAAACAAACACACGACCACTTGATTTGCGTTGACTGTGGAAAGATCGTTGAATTTTCTGACCCGCGCATCAAAAAACTCCCTGAACAAATCAGTGATGATTTAGGATTTGAATTTGATAGTTATTCATTCAACATATTCGCCAGATGTAAGAACAAAAAGAATTGTAAAAACCAATAA
- a CDS encoding MBL fold metallo-hydrolase: protein MKKTKYPLSWSKKDFSIKIFCSIPNIATGILVRAGNANFVIDPGDGILRDLNKELSVDQIKSISDVFVTHGHHDHVGGVWSLLTYLRVMNKKTPLTIYYPKGCIEIEHIHNAFVKVYQDSLPYTIKLKQIDGSSIVATKKVRIKPFEVIHKEILNDGKGKRQVPALGYNFSYNKMKICYGGDTAYCETLVRSAKGADLAIIEAGHGEEESDDMHMSFKEAKSIGETAKEYFLVHVPE from the coding sequence ATGAAAAAAACAAAGTATCCATTAAGCTGGTCTAAGAAAGATTTTTCAATTAAAATCTTTTGTTCCATTCCCAATATTGCAACTGGAATTTTAGTCCGTGCAGGAAATGCTAATTTTGTAATTGATCCTGGTGATGGAATTCTGCGTGATTTGAATAAAGAACTTTCTGTAGATCAGATAAAATCAATTTCAGATGTTTTTGTAACTCACGGACATCACGATCATGTTGGTGGAGTCTGGTCTTTGCTTACTTATCTGCGCGTAATGAATAAGAAAACTCCTTTGACAATTTATTATCCTAAAGGGTGTATAGAGATAGAACATATTCATAATGCTTTCGTAAAAGTTTATCAGGATTCACTTCCTTATACAATTAAACTCAAACAGATTGATGGAAGTTCTATTGTTGCTACAAAAAAGGTTCGCATAAAACCATTTGAAGTAATTCACAAAGAAATTCTGAATGACGGAAAAGGTAAAAGACAAGTTCCTGCATTAGGATATAATTTTTCTTACAACAAAATGAAAATTTGTTACGGCGGTGATACAGCTTATTGCGAAACTTTAGTACGAAGTGCTAAAGGTGCTGACCTTGCAATAATAGAAGCTGGGCATGGTGAAGAAGAATCAGATGATATGCATATGTCATTTAAAGAGGCAAAATCAATTGGCGAAACTGCTAAAGAATATTTTCTTGTTCATGTTCCCGAATAA
- a CDS encoding TolB family protein, translating to MSQIRILFITFFIGQFLFAQSDNETYRFEGEKYLKNIRMLTEVGENAEAYFSFDGKKLIFQATVDTLKCDQIFTMNIDGSDKKMVSTGKGRTTCAYFYPDGEKILYASTHHFDENCPPPPDRSKGYVWKLYDSYDIFMADKDGKNLVQLTNSGKYDAEATISPKGDKIIFTSTRDNDPELYVMNLDGSNQTRLTFEKGYDGGAFFSADGSKIVFRASRPKTEAQLADYDELVKFGYVRPTALEIFVMDSDGKNMKQVTNLGKASFAPFFHPDGKRIIFSSNYGSENGRDFNLFMINIDGTGLKQITFNPTFDGFPMFSPDGKYLVFGSNRFNKNPNDTNIFIAEWIEEE from the coding sequence ATGAGTCAAATCAGAATATTATTTATAACATTTTTTATAGGGCAGTTTTTATTTGCACAATCAGATAATGAAACATATAGATTTGAAGGTGAAAAGTACCTAAAGAATATCAGAATGCTTACCGAAGTTGGTGAAAATGCAGAAGCTTATTTTTCATTCGATGGTAAAAAATTAATCTTCCAGGCAACCGTTGATACTTTGAAATGCGATCAGATATTCACAATGAATATTGATGGCAGTGATAAAAAAATGGTCTCAACTGGAAAAGGTAGAACAACCTGTGCTTACTTTTATCCTGATGGAGAGAAAATACTTTATGCTTCTACTCATCATTTTGATGAAAATTGTCCTCCTCCACCAGACAGATCCAAAGGTTATGTTTGGAAGCTTTATGATTCTTACGACATTTTTATGGCTGACAAAGATGGTAAAAATCTGGTTCAACTTACTAACTCAGGCAAGTATGATGCTGAAGCTACAATTTCCCCAAAGGGAGATAAAATTATTTTTACATCAACAAGAGATAATGATCCGGAACTTTATGTAATGAATCTTGACGGTTCAAATCAAACCAGACTAACTTTTGAAAAAGGTTATGATGGTGGTGCCTTTTTCTCTGCTGATGGAAGCAAAATTGTTTTCAGAGCAAGCAGACCGAAAACAGAAGCTCAATTAGCTGATTATGATGAACTTGTAAAGTTTGGTTATGTGCGTCCGACCGCACTTGAAATATTTGTTATGGATTCTGACGGAAAAAATATGAAACAAGTTACCAATCTTGGTAAAGCCAGTTTCGCGCCTTTCTTTCATCCTGATGGCAAGAGAATTATTTTCTCATCTAATTATGGAAGCGAAAATGGTCGCGACTTCAATTTATTTATGATAAACATCGATGGAACAGGATTAAAGCAAATTACTTTTAATCCGACATTTGATGGCTTTCCAATGTTTTCTCCTGATGGAAAGTATTTAGTTTTCGGCTCGAACAGATTTAACAAAAATCCAAACGATACCAACATTTTTATCGCTGAATGGATAGAAGAAGAATAA
- a CDS encoding M28 family peptidase yields the protein MKKLISIIFASLQVVSFSQVIDSPEITKEEIYQHIKYLASDELEGRFTGTEQCRIAAEYIAKEFEKAGLQPAFNGSYFQEFPFISELKLGENSCEFFDGKKITLSINNDFTPLPFSDNLTIEGKVVFAGFGISSKENNYDDYEGIDVKNKIVIVFRNHPDVNTPHSPLEQFAGLRYKATVARDKGAAGIIFVNTSDKKDDDKLFKLEYDGAAKVKRISIIQIKRDVLQKLLSPLNLNIEELEKQITENKRPNSIELNASTKIVTEVIEVESISWNVGGMLKGNDEKLSDEYVVIGAHFDHLGWGKQNSLYLGEPAIHNGADDNASGTTGVLELAEKFASEKNNLKRSIFFFAFSGEELGLLGSSYLVNHFPVPTEKVITMINMDMIGRLKDSSLIVYGTGTSTNWKNILNDKNSFGFKLTFNDEGFGPSDHSSFYGKKIPVLFFFTGTHTDYHKPSDDYDRINSDGQEKVLKYVYSIANEIINSESRPDYLAVERKDSGRMTTSRVWVGTIPDFAGDVDGYKLGGVTEGSPAALAGLKAGDIITRFGDKKISNIYDFTYAIGNYKPGDKVKVLIKRADKEIEVELELKAR from the coding sequence ATGAAAAAATTAATTTCAATAATTTTTGCATCGCTGCAAGTTGTTTCTTTCTCTCAGGTTATTGACTCACCAGAAATAACAAAGGAAGAAATTTATCAGCATATAAAATATCTTGCCTCAGATGAGCTTGAAGGCAGATTCACAGGCACAGAACAATGCAGGATTGCTGCCGAATATATTGCAAAGGAATTCGAGAAAGCTGGTCTTCAACCGGCATTCAATGGAAGCTATTTTCAGGAATTTCCTTTTATTTCAGAATTAAAATTGGGAGAAAATTCTTGTGAGTTTTTTGACGGCAAAAAAATCACACTAAGCATCAACAATGATTTTACACCTCTTCCCTTCTCAGATAACTTAACTATAGAAGGTAAAGTTGTATTTGCGGGATTTGGAATTTCATCCAAAGAAAATAATTATGATGATTATGAAGGTATTGATGTTAAAAACAAAATTGTTATTGTATTCAGAAATCATCCTGATGTAAATACACCTCATTCACCACTTGAACAATTTGCCGGATTAAGATACAAAGCCACTGTTGCAAGAGATAAAGGTGCTGCAGGAATAATCTTCGTAAACACCAGCGATAAAAAAGATGATGACAAATTATTCAAGCTCGAATATGATGGTGCTGCAAAGGTAAAAAGAATTTCTATTATTCAAATTAAGAGAGATGTGCTTCAAAAACTTTTATCACCATTAAATCTCAATATTGAAGAACTTGAAAAACAGATTACCGAAAACAAGAGACCAAATTCAATTGAACTCAATGCTTCAACAAAAATCGTAACAGAAGTAATCGAAGTTGAAAGCATAAGCTGGAATGTTGGTGGAATGCTTAAAGGGAATGATGAAAAGTTATCTGATGAATATGTTGTAATCGGAGCACATTTCGATCATCTTGGCTGGGGAAAACAAAATTCTCTTTATCTGGGTGAACCGGCTATTCATAATGGTGCGGATGATAATGCATCAGGCACAACCGGCGTGCTTGAGCTTGCTGAAAAATTCGCTTCTGAAAAAAATAATTTGAAGCGAAGCATTTTCTTCTTTGCATTCTCAGGTGAAGAGCTTGGATTACTTGGTTCAAGTTATCTTGTAAATCATTTTCCGGTTCCAACTGAAAAAGTTATTACAATGATTAATATGGATATGATTGGAAGATTAAAAGATAGTTCGCTAATAGTTTACGGAACAGGAACTTCAACTAACTGGAAAAATATTTTAAATGATAAAAATTCATTTGGATTCAAATTGACTTTTAATGATGAGGGATTTGGTCCTAGTGATCATTCATCTTTTTATGGAAAAAAAATTCCTGTCCTCTTCTTCTTTACTGGTACACATACTGATTATCACAAACCCAGTGATGATTATGATAGGATTAATTCAGATGGTCAGGAAAAAGTATTAAAGTATGTTTATTCAATCGCAAATGAAATTATTAATTCCGAAAGCAGACCTGATTATCTTGCTGTTGAAAGAAAAGATTCAGGAAGAATGACTACTTCCAGAGTTTGGGTTGGGACTATCCCTGACTTTGCCGGAGATGTGGATGGTTATAAACTTGGTGGAGTAACTGAAGGAAGTCCCGCTGCATTAGCTGGTCTAAAAGCCGGAGATATAATCACCAGATTTGGTGATAAAAAAATTTCGAACATTTATGATTTTACATATGCTATCGGTAATTACAAGCCCGGTGATAAAGTAAAAGTATTAATTAAGCGAGCCGATAAGGAAATTGAAGTAGAACTTGAATTAAAAGCAAGATAA